The sequence GATGGTAAGTGACGGGCAATTCGGGCGTATTGCCGAAAGGCAGTGATCACGGGCCTGATCACGACTGCCCGTTTTGCCCGTTACGGCGTCAATAAAGGCGCCCGGAAAGCGGATTCACAGATTCCGAACGTAACTGTGTCGCAACACACGTTTCTTGATGGGACCCCTACAGCCCTGATAGCGCTAGTACCCATGTCCCACACCGCTCACATACCCAGCCACCGGAAGCCCCGTCAGCGCGCCTCGAAGTCGGCACTGCGGGCCGGAGTTGCCGGTGGCTTCCTCAGCACCATCGCGGTCGCGGGTGCCGCCGGTCCGGCCCAGGCCGAGCCGGTGACCCAGACGATCGAGATGCCCACGATCACGGACGGCCTCGCCACCGCCGTCGCCGCCTCCGCTCAGGCCACCCAGCAGGTCGCCCTCGACCTGGAGACGCAGGCCAGCGAGGACGCCGCCGCCGAGAAGGCCGCGAAGACGGCCAAGAAGGCCCACGCCGAGGCCGTCCGCAAGGACGAGGCGAGGAAGAAGGCGGAGGCCGCCGCCAAGGCCAAGGCCGAGGCGGAGGCCGAGGAGCGCGCCGAGCGCGCCTCCCGGACCGCCGAGCGCACGACGCTCAGCGCCTCCTCCGGCTCCTCGGACTCCGGCAGCTCCGCCTCCGCCCCCTCGTCGTCCTCCTCCGCGAACGTGAGCGGTTCCGCCGCCTCCATCGTGGCGTTCGCCAAGGCGCAGGTCGGCGACGCGTACGTCTCCGGCGGCACCGGCCCGAACGCCTGGGACTGCTCGGGCCTCGTGCAGGCCGCCTACCGCACGGCGGGCATCGACCTGCCGCGCGTCTCGCAGTCGCAGTCGACCGCCGGCACCCAGGTCTCCCTGGACAGCCTCCAGCCCGGCGACATCCTGTACTGGGGCGGCGCGGGCAGCGCCTACCACGTGGCGATCTACGTCGGTGGCGGCGAGTTCGTCGGTGCGCAGAACTCCAGCACCGGCACGGTGCAGCGCTCCCTGGACTACGACCGGCCGACCGGCGCGGTCCGCGTTCTCTGATTCACCAGCGGGTCCCCGGGCGTTCTCCCGGCGATCCGCGGCGCCCTCGGGCGCACCGGTTCACCGCTGAGAGCCGCCGCTCCCCCGCTCGGGAGCGGCGGCTCTTCGCCGTCGTCGCGGCGACGAGCAGCGCCAGGGCCATCAGCGCGGCACTGACCCCGACCGGCGCCCGGTAGCCGAACCCCGCGTCCAGGGCCAGGCCGCCCGCCCACGGACCCAGCGTCGCCCCCAGGTTGAACGCGGCCGTCGAGAAGGCGCCGGCCAGCGTCGGGGCTCCGGTGGCGAGGCCCAGGACCCGGGTGATCAGGGCGGTGCCCGTACCGAAGGCGAGCAGGCCGAGCAGCGGGACCAGGGCCAGGGCGAGCACCGGGCTG is a genomic window of Streptomyces sp. YPW6 containing:
- a CDS encoding C40 family peptidase, encoding MSHTAHIPSHRKPRQRASKSALRAGVAGGFLSTIAVAGAAGPAQAEPVTQTIEMPTITDGLATAVAASAQATQQVALDLETQASEDAAAEKAAKTAKKAHAEAVRKDEARKKAEAAAKAKAEAEAEERAERASRTAERTTLSASSGSSDSGSSASAPSSSSSANVSGSAASIVAFAKAQVGDAYVSGGTGPNAWDCSGLVQAAYRTAGIDLPRVSQSQSTAGTQVSLDSLQPGDILYWGGAGSAYHVAIYVGGGEFVGAQNSSTGTVQRSLDYDRPTGAVRVL